GCGCCATTATGATAGAGCCTGGGGAACTTGGCAGGGTTCATAGGAGTGGTTTTATAGCGCCCTTCAGAAAAGTTATTAGGAGTCATCAGTAATGGCTCATAAACCGGGTTGTATTCTGCAAATTGACCACCATTGATGGTTAAGACTTCTTTAGTGGGCAGAATTACAGCCAAATTCATGGCACGAGGCTTATCAAGAAAGTTCTCAACAATTTTCCATTCCCCATTGGGCTTATCGGTATGTTGTGGGGCAACCCAACGTTCTAAGCTAGAAGCAATCTTGATTCCCTCTTTCTCTAGATCCTCTTTGGTCTTGCCTAGATAAGGCCTGCCTGCGTTAATATCATTAGTGCCTAATATGCCCCCAATGAGTAAAACGTCTCCTTCGTCGTTGGGATCTAACAGCGCTGTTCCATAAACTTTTGATATCGCTTTTCTGTCGGGGCCTGGTTCAAAGCTGACGGTAAATTTATCTGGGTTACTTGTGTTAACTGTCATCAAATAACTCTTGATGCTCTTGTGAACTTCAAGAGGGAATTTACCGGCGCCGTCACCTGTTATTAATAATTTACCATCAGCAGTAGGAAAGACACGCGGATAAACATCGATGTTGTCGTAAGTATCTGCGTTAATCTTGGTATTGAAAGGACTATTTTTTACATAGGTCAAATCAATGAACTGAAATTTCTTAGTTGCAGGGTCGTAAATTTCAATCGTGGGTGTAATTTGACCAGGTTTACCATATTTTAGACCAGAGAAAATGACAATTTTTCCATCAGCTAGAGTTACAGGACTTGGATACCAACGTCCCTCTTTAAGTGGGTCAAGTTTTGACCAAGTTTCAGTTTTCCAGTCGAATACGTTGGTCTGTTTCGAGCCTTCAAATAATTCACCTGGATAGTAGCGATTAGAGCCACTAATAAAGAGAATACTCCCATCTTCTAGATGTATGTGTCCTGAACAAAAAGGATCGTTACTTTGCCCATTCTGCACAGATTCAGGTGAAGGAATACGTTTAAATCTACCATTTTCAGGATCAAAAATAGCTGAATTATCAACTACTTCCTTAAGGCTTCCGTTGACTCCATCTACAAATTTTTTATCTGTAGTCAAAGTGTTACGATTGCTGCTGCCATTGACAATTAGTACTTTACCATTAGGCAATAGCGCTGTATGTACAGCTTGTACTCCATCTGTACGCAAGGGAACTACTTCCCATTTGCCTTTTGTTTTCCACGACTCTGAATCTGTCTGAGCTATGGCTAACCCTGGATTGATTAGTAATCCTACTAAACACAGTAGAATTACTAGAATTGCTAGTCTTTTCTTCACGGATTTATTCTCTATAAACAGTAATGAAACATTGTTCTAGAAAAAGTGTGGGTTAAAGAATCTTCATAGAAGCATTCCTTCACACTTCTTAAAAAACTATGTTCACGCTTTTATCGACAATGCAATATCTGCAACCCACGCGATCGCTACAATTGCAAAGTCAGTTTACACAAACTTATGAATGTCATGATATTTCCTGTTTTTTGAACAAACTATCTGTTACAGCAATAATGCAAGTTAAAACAAGATAGTTGCTTGATGATCAAAAATCTACCTTATTACCAAGTTTATGAAAAGCTGAATAAAATAAAAATTAACAGAAAGTCAGTAGTCTGAAAAATTTTGCGATCGCTCTTTAATTAATTTAATCAAATAAGTTGTTTTAGCAGATTTTTGTGCATGAATCTGTAATTGTAATATATTCTAGTTTTGAGATTTTTTTACAAAGTGTCATATTAAGTAATTTTAATTAATAAAATCGAAAATAATGTCAAGCTTCATGCTAGAAAATAATAGTCAAGTTTGAGAATAAATTATTGTCAAGTGTAATACTAAAAATCACAGTAAAAGTAGTTGGGTGCAATTAAATATAAACTTGTGATACCTCAATACAAAGGCCAGAAATACTGACTACAAACTTTGATTCCGTACAAATCTCTGCAATCTCGTGCTTACTGGGCTTCTATGGTTTTGGGAATTATCATATCAAGTTCGGCTAATTACTTAGAGGATGTTTGAAAAGTCTAATATACTACTCAGCAGGGCGATTAGAAATCGCGTCTACACAGACGAAACCCACCTCCGTGGGTTTAAAAGACCTAATTTTTGGTTAGTCCGCGTAGGCGGTGAGGGGGTCGCAGTCTTGGCGGTTCCCGTCGATTGCGAACCCCCGAACCCGAAGGGACTTTGCCTGTGTAGTAGCGAATTATATTCGCCCAAAACTTTTAAAACAACCTCTTACGATCTAGTCGGTTTGCTTGGTAATAGGTAATGGGTAATGGGTAATAGGTAATACTCAAAACCAATTACCAATTACCAATTACCAATTCCCAATTACCGACCTCCACAGATATCATAAGTGTTTAAACGGACATGATATCACTAATTAACCAGACTTGATTTAAATTGCATATTCACTAATGAAATATGTTGACTGATGACAGTCATCACTTATCGGTCATCAGTCAACACAATTAGATATGCAATCTTTATGTGGAACAGTTTATCAACCTTAGTTTAGACTTTGACGGGGCTTAGGAGGAGCTATTATCGATAATCCTGTCGCTGAATATCTCGTAAACGAGCTGCATCACGCATACCATATTCAGGACGACAAAAACGATTTATTTGTGCTTCAAAAAATTCCCGATTGGCTTGTAAATGCCTGGGATTTTGGTCATCTAAAGGATATAAAAGTGCAGTTCGCAAAGCTTGAATTACCGCAGACGTGACATTGTACATTGACCTTTGGAAAGTAACTCCCAACTGAATCAACATATCATCTTCACCCCGGCAATGTTTTTTATAATACTCAATAAGATATTCAGGCAAGAAATGCAACATATCTTGCATTAATAATGTTGGTGGAATGCCTGCTGTACCAACAGGAAATACATCGGCATAGAGAATACCATAGTGGAAATCTTCTTGCTTATCAGGTACTTGACCTGCTTGAGCATTGTAAGATTTTGTACCACGAAAAGGAGCAGTGCGATAAAACACAGCTTCGACGTAGGGTAATGCTGCTTCGTAAAGCCAGGTAAAACCTTTGGATTTGGGGATAATTTCGTAGCATTCGCCGCGAATATAAACATGGTGGTAAATGGGACGGCCTGCGATCGCAAAAATTCCATTCACCAAGAAATTCATAGCATCGGGGACTCCTTTAAATCCGCCTTCGTCATAGATGTCTGACATTTCAAAGAAAACCGGTGCCATGACTTCCCAGAACAAGCCCAGATTAGAGTAGTAAGACATCTGGCGGCATTGTTCTAAAAACATATCTGGAAACAGCTTGTAGAGTCCCAGCATCAGGGGATTGCCTTGGAAGTATGCCTTAATTGCCCTGTCTGCATTGGCTTTGTACTCTTCGCTATCCAGATAAGCATCAAATTGATTGACTGGCGCGTACATCTGACGATGCCAAAGCATAGCCCGCATACAAGCTTCGGCAAATTCCATATTGATGCGATCGTGGAATAAGTGATGCAGTAGCTTTGGCATTTTGAAAGTTTCACCTTTTTCCATAAATGCCAAAAGTTCCGGGTGGGCAGTTGCTTCACCACGCCAAATTCGCAAATCGGCATCATCACCTGCATAATGATTGTGACGCTCTAAATACTCTTTGGGCAAGAAATATTTAAACAAAGGTAACGGTTCTAAAAATACACGTTCGGCAATATAAAGCAAGTCACGCCAATAAAAATCCATCGGCACTGCATAAGCTTTATATATGCCGATAATTTGCATCAGGTTTTCTGGCGTATCAGGTAACATGGAACCGCCAGCTTCCAAACGATGAATTACTTCTGCAAATTCGTGAGTAGAAGGAGGTAATTTAGTTAGGAGTTTATCTGGAGTTTGTACCATTTTCTTTTAGGGATTAGGGATTAGGGACTGGTGATTGGGGACTGGGGATTGGGGACTGGGAAGAGATATTTTTATGTCCTGGTTATGTGATTTATCACATGACTGTCTAGCTTGAAAATAAGGCACAAGGCAGAAGAAAGATTCTAAATTCTCCCCATCTCCCCCTCTCCCCATCTCCCCCTCTCCCCATCTCCTCCTCATTCTTTGAGGGCTACTTGGGGAGTTACAGTTTTTTCGATGGGGGGAACGGCTGCAACTATTGCTGTAGTTGTGGGTTCTGTCCATCGCACTAACCAGGTAGGTTGTACTCCTAAGAAGATGATCAGGGCTGCCAATATGAGGGCTGGCATTTTTTCATGCCATTGAACTTGAGAATAGTAAGCAAGGTTGCTGTCGAGTCTGCCAAAACAGGTGCGGTTGAGAAGGATGACAAAGTAGACGGCAGTTAAACCAGTTGCGACTACGCACAACAAAGTGGGGATAGGAAAAACAGAGAAGCTGCCTTGAAAGACAATAAATTCGGCGATAAATCCTGTCATACCGGGAATGCCTGCGCTAGCCATGCCGCCTAAAACAAGTAGGGCGCTGGTGAGGGGTAAACCACGTATGGGACTCATCAAGCCATTGAGTTTATCTAATTCACGGGTTCCTACCTTGGCTTCTACAACTCCCACCAAATGGAAGAGGATGGCGAGGATAATACCGTGGCTAAACATTTGGGCAACTGCACCGACGAGTGCTAGGGGAGTGCTGGCGGCGGTAGCGAGGAGGATGTAACCCATGTGTCCAATGGAACTGTAGGCTACCATGCGCTTGATGTCTTTTTGAGCGATCGCTACTACAGCTCCATAAATAGCACTGACTGCTCCCCAAATTGCCAAAGATGGGGCGACAATACTCCAAGCTTCGGGAAACAACGCCATGCCAAACCGCAAAATCCCGTAGGTTCCTAGCTTTGCTAACACACCACCAAGAAGAATAGCGATCGGGGCGGAAGCTTCAACGTAAGCGTCTGGCAACCAAGTGTGCAAGGGAACCAGAGGAATTTTTATCCCAAAACCTAGTATTATTCCGACTAACAGAGTAATTTGTAGTGCCGTTGATAAGCTTTGGGTGGAAATTGCATCATAATTAAAGCTGGAGGAGCCAGTTAGCCAAACTACACCTAAGAAAGTTGCCAGAATCAAGGCTCCAGAAACAGCAGTATATATGAGGAATTTCATCCCAGCGTAGGCTCGTTTTTGACCACCCCAAATAGAAATTAACAAATAAAAGGGTATTAATTCGAGTTCGTAGAACAGGAAAAACAGCAGTAAATTCTCTGCCAAAAATGCGCCCGCAACTCCACCACTCACGAATAAAATTAGGGAATAGAAAAGCCGGGGGCGTTCAATCTGCTGATTGCTGCTGTAAATAGCAATCCAGGTGAGCAAACTATTTAAAATCAGCATCAAGATGGAAATTCCATCAACTCCCAGTTTATAGCTCAAACCAAGAGTTTCGTTCCAA
Above is a window of Nostoc sp. UHCC 0702 DNA encoding:
- a CDS encoding DUF1929 domain-containing protein, with protein sequence MKKRLAILVILLCLVGLLINPGLAIAQTDSESWKTKGKWEVVPLRTDGVQAVHTALLPNGKVLIVNGSSNRNTLTTDKKFVDGVNGSLKEVVDNSAIFDPENGRFKRIPSPESVQNGQSNDPFCSGHIHLEDGSILFISGSNRYYPGELFEGSKQTNVFDWKTETWSKLDPLKEGRWYPSPVTLADGKIVIFSGLKYGKPGQITPTIEIYDPATKKFQFIDLTYVKNSPFNTKINADTYDNIDVYPRVFPTADGKLLITGDGAGKFPLEVHKSIKSYLMTVNTSNPDKFTVSFEPGPDRKAISKVYGTALLDPNDEGDVLLIGGILGTNDINAGRPYLGKTKEDLEKEGIKIASSLERWVAPQHTDKPNGEWKIVENFLDKPRAMNLAVILPTKEVLTINGGQFAEYNPVYEPLLMTPNNFSEGRYKTTPMNPAKFPRLYHNGALLLPDGRVLSIGGNVSRAARQEDGTVRVDVLPDPKEYYKIPILKDKSDNVQQFSLEKYYEDPQFYFAEGDTLPFIPAEIWQAEIFSPPYLFKDGPRPEITTEPLTLKYDTSSTISVNNGTPGGSVVLIKLGTITHAFDYGQRLADLQITQDLSDTNSSISFKAPSNANLYPPGYYMLFYVNKGHFPSKAKIVNLSHNVS
- a CDS encoding CO2 hydration protein, whose amino-acid sequence is MVQTPDKLLTKLPPSTHEFAEVIHRLEAGGSMLPDTPENLMQIIGIYKAYAVPMDFYWRDLLYIAERVFLEPLPLFKYFLPKEYLERHNHYAGDDADLRIWRGEATAHPELLAFMEKGETFKMPKLLHHLFHDRINMEFAEACMRAMLWHRQMYAPVNQFDAYLDSEEYKANADRAIKAYFQGNPLMLGLYKLFPDMFLEQCRQMSYYSNLGLFWEVMAPVFFEMSDIYDEGGFKGVPDAMNFLVNGIFAIAGRPIYHHVYIRGECYEIIPKSKGFTWLYEAALPYVEAVFYRTAPFRGTKSYNAQAGQVPDKQEDFHYGILYADVFPVGTAGIPPTLLMQDMLHFLPEYLIEYYKKHCRGEDDMLIQLGVTFQRSMYNVTSAVIQALRTALLYPLDDQNPRHLQANREFFEAQINRFCRPEYGMRDAARLRDIQRQDYR
- a CDS encoding NADH-quinone oxidoreductase subunit M translates to MLSVLIWLPIVTAAVIAVLPLNIPANRIRLGALTLSGIILLWNLFILLKFDINNPGMQLQEYLPWNETLGLSYKLGVDGISILMLILNSLLTWIAIYSSNQQIERPRLFYSLILFVSGGVAGAFLAENLLLFFLFYELELIPFYLLISIWGGQKRAYAGMKFLIYTAVSGALILATFLGVVWLTGSSSFNYDAISTQSLSTALQITLLVGIILGFGIKIPLVPLHTWLPDAYVEASAPIAILLGGVLAKLGTYGILRFGMALFPEAWSIVAPSLAIWGAVSAIYGAVVAIAQKDIKRMVAYSSIGHMGYILLATAASTPLALVGAVAQMFSHGIILAILFHLVGVVEAKVGTRELDKLNGLMSPIRGLPLTSALLVLGGMASAGIPGMTGFIAEFIVFQGSFSVFPIPTLLCVVATGLTAVYFVILLNRTCFGRLDSNLAYYSQVQWHEKMPALILAALIIFLGVQPTWLVRWTEPTTTAIVAAVPPIEKTVTPQVALKE